The window ttctgtttcatttaatgTTAATTGATGTCTTTTCCCTTATCTGCTTTCCCTGCCCTAGGACCGTCTGTTTTTAGAGCCCATGCAGGTTCCTCCTGGGGAACTTTTCAGACCACGAAAGAAGGAAGTTGAACAGCTGGATTCAAAAAACTTCCTGGGTAAACCCAAGGTAACAGGCATGTAATTGTAAAGATTAACAGATAGCAGATTAAAATCCCACTTTCTGATATCTCCAGAGAGCCTTACTGCTGGCCACTCCACCAGCACTGCACTGGTGGAGACCCAAGAGCAGGATTGTCAGGGTTTCCAACCAGTCAAGGCATCTGGGACACAGAAGCCAAAATCTGTAAGAATTCCCACCCTTTCTTGATAGAAAGTGCACTTTGGTGCTAAAAAACCTTCCCAGTCTTGGTCACTTTAAACTCTGAAAAAGCTGAGCAGGTACTTACACAGCGTTCCCTGCGCTGTGATTGTCCTTCTGCTGACAATGGCATTTTCAAGAGGAGCACATTCCTCCAGCGTGCTCCTACCCACCACTGCATTCCCAGTGGGACAGGCAGGCATTTGGCAGACAAATGCCTTGTCACATCCTTTAATGCCAGTCAGCAGAGAATTTCTCTGGTCCCTTCTGTGACTACTGCAGTCAGCAGAAGTGCCACAGGCCAGAGAGCTGTGACATGAATAAAGGGAAGGGAAAGTAATTGGTTCATGTGCTTTTAAAGAAACCTtgggaaaactgaaaacacagGGACACCAACAGTTGAAGCTGTTTTGGGAATCCAGCTCTGCTTTTTCCACTGTCTGCGCGGCTCTACTTTATGTCTGACTTTAGGATGTCAGTAGGAAACAGGTCTGAGTAGGTAACTGTGCACGAGGTTTGAGAGTCTCTTCATCAGCCTGGATCCAGTCATTACTTTCTCCTCCGACAGGTGATCTCGTCCATTATTCCCAATGATGAGTACATCGGCTTCGAGCCTCTCAGGCCTCAGGTGAGCAGGACATAGCTGTGAAAGGAGGAATGGAGCTGTCATGGAGCTCCAGGTAGGGCCTCAGATCCTGACACCATCAGGATAAGAACACACTGTTGAAAAAAACAGCGCAATATCGGACTAGATCCATGGGGCCATTCAAATCCAGGTGGTGGGCTGCAGCTTTCACTGGAAGGGACTCGGCAATGTGAGTCTCCAACAGTTTGAAGACACGTTTTTGTCTCTTTGCTGTATCAAAACAGCAGTGGAGACTTTGCTGTGCTCAACACACATTTGCTCAGCACCTCAGTAAATTTGTCAGCATAACTGTGGCTGGCTTGCACTATAATGTGAGTTTCTTAGAGCCAAGGGTAGGGTTAGACTTTGTTACTCTTCTCCAGATGGCAtaaagagggaagaggagaaatagAAGGTACATCCTGGTAAGGTATGGAGCAGCAGACTTCTGTCTGGGTGCTGTGGTCAAAGAAAAAATACCACAGTGTGGTATTCAGAGGGACAGTAAATAACACTGTTGCTGTGTAACATACTGTTATAAACAGATGCTGTTGTTCCTCCCACAGAAACAGGGCTTTTATGAACCCCATGCTGATGCTCTACGGTAAGTGTTTGGTTCTACCCTTCTGGTCTAACTCTTCTCTCACTACCTCTGTTCAGAAGGTCACGTTTTGTTCTTTGACATCTTTGTCTGAAGACACTGTGGAATCCACACCCACTTCTCATGAAGGGTGGAGTGAATGACAAATGTCCAAAGGCTTGCGTGGCTGCAAAAGCCACTGCACATCAGTGGCACCTCTCACACAAGAATCCCAGGGCAGTTTGCAGGAGTTGAGTCAATAGTCTTGGGAGACAGGCATGGATCATGCCGTGGCTGGGGAATGGAAGCGGAGAGAGGCTGTGGGACCTGCCCAGGTCCGTGGCAGAGGATGCTCAGCTGCCCCATCCTAGTTCCCAGGGCAAGGCCTCCAAATACTCATCCTCTGTCCTGCTGTGCTGAGCCAAAATCAGCCCTGGttcaaaaaatatgaaattaatttgttttggtGATATTGTACCAACAATACTTCAGGGCTGAATTTAGTAATTGTTTTTATCTGGAGGATGTTTATTAGTGTGATGAAAATGGGGCAGTTACATTTGGGAAATTAGTGTTTTCCAAGCTCCTTTTGTTCCCAGTTGGACCAAAGATTAGCAATGGAAATCATAATTTCCCAACACCTCAAACTTTTGGCACGTACCAGTTTGGATCGGTGCAGTGTTTTGGGTCAAAGCCATCCCAGACCAGAACTCTGGGGTTAGTAAAAACGCTCTCATTCTTTCTTTACAGAGACAGTGAGTCAGGCTACTATCGAGTTTTGTCCCATTATTACCCCAAGGACTCGGAGAAGCAGGCAGTGAAAGCCAGCAGTTTGGTCTTTGTGCTGTCGAGAGAAGCGGATGGCTGGGCTACAGCCATACAGGATGGACAGGTAAGGAAAACACGTGGGCTTTTcagcccttccccaccagcaGAGACCATGGCCCTGCCTGGGAACAGGAGCTTGCTGCAACCCTCTGAGGTCCTTGGGACCCACCTGTagccctgcagagcaggggaTGAGTTCAGGAGCTCATTCCCACAGATCATAGATTTCTCTGACACTTGGCTCCCACCAACTCCTGCCATTCACCTCTGTAGCTCCACAAGGGCATCTTTTTGGGCACTTGTGCTCTCGACCATACAGGATCCTATTGTGGAATTGTGTAGGCTAACAGACCTCACCAAGGCCAACGGTTTGTCACCTGAGAGCTCTAATGGAGCTGAGGAGACAGGTCGGTCCATACCTGGTGTGTAGTGCCTCTCTTAAATGAACTTTGGGAAGGTGTTGGGAGGGTTTCAACTGTGCAGGCAGGTTTTATAACGGGCTCTAGAGAAGATCCAAGGAATTAAAGCCCATCAAATCTGACATCTTCTTGCAGACTGGGGAGCTATAGTGTAAACAGATTGAATAGAAACAGATAAATATGACATCATGGAAAATCTTTTGTCAACAGAAGCCATTCCTCACTTGTCTACTTAAATTCTTTGAAAGAGCCAGTGCATACCTGGATTAGGTTGAGCCAGTGAGCTGTTGAGCAACAGAGGCAGTGCTCTGAGGACTGATAACAGGTTAAAATAAAGGGTTGGCATAAATGaacaggattttctttctttcattcctttttaaagaaaggatGTCCCCACAGAGAATCTGCTGTGACCTAAGCATTTACCATATTCCTAAAAGTGATACAGTAATAGGGATAGTGATATAGTGCTTCTGAAGGTGACCACATTCCTTGACAGACAATCAAACCACTCAGCCTGAAGCGTCTGGTGCTAACAGTGAACAATTACAGAAGTATTTGAATGTGCTGGTTGACTGCTCAGTAAAGTGCCAGATGAAATAGAaagtcaaaaaaagtaaaatagtagacatggcggggggggggcgaaaAAGAGGCATAATTACTCACAAAGGTCAGTTGAAATGAATAGCTCTATAGCAGTGATTGTCAGAAGACACAGAAATGCTGCTGGACTGGTGTCCCTTGACACCCTCAGCATCTGTTTTAGGAGCAGGGTGTTGGGCTTGGTGGGTGGTTGGTCTCTTACGTCACAGCCGCTCAATTAGCGCCACTGCTTTTGGCAGAAAAAGATGCAAAAGGACCATTGGATTCTCTTCAGCAATTTCTGAGCACAAGCCACATGAGCTATTGTATGCCCCTGGGCCCCCGTGGGCACGCTCGTGTTGCAGTGGGGCGAGCAGGCAGGCGTGTTTGGCATGGGCAGATGCGGTGCAGAGTGGGGCAAGCAGaagatggggctggaggggctggggctgcccctggcctggcagcagctcctgtCTCACCCTGCTCTGCTTTGTGTCCTGCAGAAGCTGCGCATACCGAGCTCTCTCCTGGAGCCTGCCTCAAAGCTGGATAAATGGGTGAGCTGACAACCTTGCaaccaggggtgaggaggagaccAAGAGATACATTTGGGGCGTTTATTTGTAAGATTATCACAGGATAGGACAACTGTATAAGACAAACATAGAGTGTGAAACACTGAGGCATCCTGACTGAAGACCAAGTGCTCTTGAACAGGAATGACAGAAGAGTTAAGAGCaggaaaaacacctttttttttttttaatatacatcgGCTCTCTTTACGGCAAAATCTGAGGGCTTGGCCATACAGCCAAGCCACCGTGGCTTGCATTGCAAGCTGATCTAGACATTGTAATCTCTTTCTGCCATGGGCTGATGGAGGCACAAAGATGAGTGGCTGCCACAGCTCTCCTGACCCACTCTAACTTGCTGAGGTGCTGGAACACAGTGATGAGTTTGAGGGCTTGGGGCACATCCAGGCTGCCCCCGTGATGTCTGCAGCCACTGGATGTAGCACAGGAGTGGGTGACGTGTGCTCACGGGTTCTAGTTCACCAGCAGAGTGAGAGCTGGTTAATCTCCTGCAGTGGGACACTAAGATCTTAAACAGGCACCTCTTTTGGCCTGGAGGCCATGTGCCTAAGCTCTAAACCTTTGACTTAGGAAAACTTCCTTCATCTCCCATCTCCACCACAGACATATCCTCCCATGATCCAAATAATTTTCCATCTGAACCCAGTACAGAAAGGTGCAACTCAGACCTCTATAACATGTGAGAGACTTTTGAAGCCCATGATTGTTCTGATGTTGCtacgattattttttttccctccgaaTGAATCCCTGGCCGTAGCACCCACTTGGGCATTTGCTCCGTGAATGTCTCACTGTGACCATCCCACATTTGGCTGGGTGAGCTGGCAGATGGTGGGCAGAACCCTCAGTGCAGGATGAGCagcctccctctgctccagcaaGAGGCAGGAGGTGAAAGGAGTGTCCCACCAAATCTCTCATCAACTCTGCTACCCAAGGGAGCTGCAGAGGCCATCACTTGAGCGCTCTGCCTCATCCAGCCAGTTACTGAACTGGTCTCCCTGGGGCATTCTCTGGGATTACACCTAGAAATTTCTAACTGGCTGCAGCCTCTCTCATGCCCACCAGCCTTGCCCAGTCCCCACTGTCTTCTGCTTATTCATTTCGGATGTTGTTCTCTCGCAGAAGATCAGCGATGGGATTCCCCACCCTCCTGCCCAGGTGCCTCCAAGCCGACTCCATGTGAAGCAGAAGCCAGGTAGTCCCCTGGGTCAGAGACCCCCGTGGGTGTCAGCACCCTGCTCCAGCGGTGCGGGGGGAGGCTGGTTGCCCACTGAGCCGTGGCTGCCTGGGTGCTTGTGGTCTGCAGGAAAGCTGCCAGGGCCGCTGCTGACTGCAGGCGCTGTTCCTCTACCCTTGTTTTGTTCTGCAGAATCTCCTGGGGGAGAAAATGCCTCTGCAAATGATGCTGGTGCCAAAATGGACGCCAAGGTAAGGTGTTTCACAAGCTGAAGATACAGCCTCAAGAGATCAAGGCTGTGAAAATGCAAGATTCCTGGCCAGATCCTCCAAAATTCCTGAGATGCTGCAAAATCTTTGGAAAAAACTCTGCCTGTTTTCCCATTCCAGAGAGAGGCTCCCATGTGGTCTTTCCTCCATCACTCCCGAGTTTGGGACCATACAATTTTGTGAGACAGCCCAGGGTTGAGGCTTACCAGGGCAGTGCCCTTTTGCCAGCCTCCAAGGAGCCAAGAGCCCCAGATGCAGCAATGTTCTCAGGCACACGCGTAAAGCTGTAAAAGCCCATTTTGCAAGAGCGCGCTGTCTTTGAACTACCTGCtgtccctccccccttcctcctccatggCATTTTCTCTCCCTGTCAGCCTGGGTACCACAATTCATTGATATTTGTGTTCTTCTGGGATGGTGTCCTCTGATGCCCCTCCATGTCATTACCAACCATTGTGTGATGGGGCTGGAATTGCTCCTGTGTCCACTTGGGGACAGCATCTCTCTGGCAGTGCCAGCTGCAGATCAGTTCTGCTCCCTTTGTCTTTGCCACCCCTCTTTGTAGGGCTTTTGGAGCCATTTTTTGTCAGCTGTACTtcagacaaggcagcagaacacaGGGACTTGGCTGCACCTCTCCAGCTGGCTGGAGGAACTGCTCATACACGTTTGGGGTTGGGAGGTACCTGTGTGACCAGACCCAGAAGTAGGCTTCCTGGGTCATGGGAGGAACGTTGGACCCCGGGATTTGAATTTGCATTCCCCCTCTGAAATTCAGATCTGCATTTTGATGCTGCACTTCTGTTACGTGGTACCACTGAGCCCAGCGGCTGTGTCTGTGTCACCTCTCTCGATATGAGGGTCCTGAATCACCAGGCTGTTTATGGTGCCACATCTCTCAGCAGATCCCACCGACCTGTGGAGATGCTTCGTCTGGTGCAGACAGACCAGTTGTGCTGCGGGCGTGCTGCGAGTGCACGGTGGTGGTGCAAGCAGGCGAGGTGCCGTCGCTGCCCAACCTGCGGGCGCTGCTGCGGGAGCGCTTCAGCCAGCAGGCAGAGCGCGGGATGCTGAGGTACAACACGGCACGGCCGGGCCCTCTGGCACCCCCGGGGCATCATTTTGCGTGACAGGGTGGCAGCAGCCTTTCCCCTGAGGGTACAGACCTGCGTCTGGTCTCCTGGGAATATTTAATTGGGATTGCCagacaccagtataggttaggggtggagctgctggaaagcacttctgaggagaaggatctgggggtcctggtggatagtaaactatccgtgagccagcaatgtgcccttgtcaccaagagggccaatgggatcctgggctgcgtagggaagagtgtggccagtaggtggagggaggtcattcgccccctctactctgcactggtgaggccacaactggaatactgtgtccagttctgggctccccagttcaagagagacagggaactactggagagagtccagcgtagggcaacggagatgatggagggattggagcatctccctgatgaggaaaggctgagagagctgggactctttagcctggagaagagaagcctgaggggagaccttattaacgcttacaagcatctaaagggtggtttgaaggaggatggagccggactctttccagtggttcccagtgacaggacaaggggcaacgggcacaagctggaacatgggaagttccattcaaatatgaggaaaaacttctttctggtgagggtgccagagccctggaacaggctgcccagggggttgtggagtccccttctctggagatcttcaagtcccgcctggatgctcctgagtgatgtgctctgggcagccctgctttagcaggggagttggactggatgatctctagaggtcccttccaactctgacaattccctgattccgtgaaagCACTCTAGCAGGATTCACAAAGATGTGAGCACGCAGCCTTCCTTGCAGGGCTGACCTTACCATGGCTCTTGGTTTTGCGAACAGTGTGTGCTCCGTGGGCCTCGGAGGCCCAAAGGGTCTTTCCCTGGTCAATAAATgggagaacaaaaggaaaaactgtgTGGCTGCAGCTGCTGTATATTGGATTTTTTCTGGCTCAGCTCAGCCTTTGAGATCCACTGGGATCAGTGCAGAGCAATCTGGGAGCTGGTCCTGGGGTGAGGTCTCCCTGACTTGTGACACCCCTGGGGATGCACAGTCAGCGTAGTCAGGAGAGTTTAGGATCTTCCCCTCAAGTGAGTGTGTGAGGAGGTGACAGTGTCACTCACTGACAGTGCGGTTTCTGCCCACTGAGCATGCAGGGTGGCCCCATGTCATGGTACAAGGTGACGAGTTCAGAGCTGGCTTACAAAGGGGACTTTGGAGGCTGAAGATGTTAGAGGAGTAGGCTTGCCTCAAAGTTGGGCTTCAAGTGAGCTGATTTGAGCCGTGTTAATGAACCCTTGCAGCTACAGGCATTCGGATGGCAAAGACCTGGGTGCAGTTTTGGGAGAAGAGGACCTAGGGAAGATGTGGCAGCAGCTGACGGATGGCAGGCTGACGCTCTGCTGCCAGGTACGTGGGCTGGGACAAGCTGCTCTGCTGTGCCGCACTCAAATCTCTGCTTTGCCTTGCATCCTCTGTGCTGACTTTCTCCCGCAGGACTCGGACTCCCACTCAGGCAGACCCGTCCTCTGCCGGATGCTGGCCCAGCACTCCTACCTGGCACAGGGACCGGGGGACCTGGAATTCAGCAAGGGAGACCTGCTGGATATTCTCTCTGAAGGTAGCTCTCCAGTCCTGTCTGCAGGCTGTACCGGGGCAGGCTTTTggagtctgctgcagggagggaccGGGGAACAGATGGTCTCCCCGGTGCTGTCTCAGGCTCGTGCTCCCAGGAGGTACAGGCTTGCACTGGGGTTTGCCCAGAGTTAATTTCCAGCCATGAAATCTCTCACTAACCCCACTCATCTGGGCCAGGGCTCATCCTGCTCCTTTGTGTTTTCCCAGTGAATGAGGACTGGCTCGAAGGATGCTGTAATGGCAAGACTGGCATCTTCCCCAAGTGCTTTGCAACCCAGACCCAGGACAGCAGTGGCGCTGCCTTCCTGTAGCGAACAGGAACCTGTTCCTGCCCGACTGCACTGTCTCCCAGGGGTGGGAGGCACCAGTCCCAACTCATTCGGACCAcagccagcacagccaggaggagCTCTGCTGAACTTGGtggggtgtcccccacccccagATCCCACGGGGTCGGTTCCAGCAGTCTGACAGAATCTTCTACAGCCTGTTCCCAGACCTGGCATTTTTACCTCTGTGCTTATACTGCCAAAGATGTGCCTGTGCAGGGCagagagaaaagggggggaaCGGGGAACTGGTGTTTGTTGGGAAATGTCCATGTGGCAGCTCAGACTGCTGGGTGGGAAGAGGTTCCTCTGAATGGAGgtcttctccccctctccctttttgCTCATTTTCAGGCTGGGAAGGCTGAGCCTCACCCTAATGAAGCCAAGGATGGCTGGCTGAGCCAGAGGTAGAGCCCAGTTCCCCAGCTCCTTGGCCACGTATCTTTATCTCCACCAGACAGAGGTGCTGCTCCTTGGGAAGGCCTCTCTAACCAGTTTGCAGTGGGGCATATGGGATAACACCTTGGGTTAGGAGCACCACGTTATCATCTTCCACAGCAAATACCCCATAGATGTGCTGGAGCCAAAGGGCTCGGACCATTCCTCAGCCCCGATGCTTTGGTTCTTTTCTTAAGCCCGTAAGTCCTGCCTGGATATTACTGCTCCATGCTGCGTGGGCAGGGTTCttgcagcacagaggagaggtgcttgtggaaaCAGCCCTGCTCAGACCAGCCCTGGGCTTTGGCAGAACcttggaggggctggggagggggctggctgGGCAGCGTGGCCTTGGGCTGCTGGCTGGAGCTCAAGGACTGAAGTGACCATCCAGttcctgcagctgagctgtgctgggctctgcagatCTAAATAAAACACTCAAGTGCCTGGAGCTGGAACCTGCTGTGGATTTGGCGTCTGACAATGCTGGGCTATGTAGCTTGAATATAAAACAAACCCTGTGCCAGAGTTGGCAGCTCTTAAATCAACTTCTACTTGTATTTTTCTGCTGAGATATgccagtaaatatttttaaagacagctgACGGTGTCTTTGGGGAGATGCTCTGTCACATACTACAAAAATCTTGCACAGGCAAGATACAGATAAGGTCACACCTCTCCTCAGAGTTTAGGGGGCCACCACTGCTCTCCATCACCAATGGCCTCCTGCGGCTGTTGGGAGCGCAGCCCAGCAGGACTGGGAGTGCCAAGGAAACTGTGCTAGGCTGGTTGGTGACTTTCGTATTTGAAAAACgaaatggattttatttctaGTCTGAATTTATCTGGCTTCATCTAGCCACCAAGTCTCAGTCAGCTTTTGTCAGCCAGATTAAAGTTTTTTCTGGAGTCAGGAGTCTCTTCCTCTTGGAGGTACTTAGAGACTTCAAGACACCTTTGTAATTTTCAACATCTTTACAGAGATGACCCAGTTAGACCTCCTGAGCAACGGAGATGGGTCTAATGCCCTcagtcttcttcctcttccactttCTTTTGCATCACTTCCCTGCCTGGTTTAGTAGGCAGGATGCCTCTACTCAGGAGACTGGAAGCTACTTGGTTTTCCAGAAACACTGGAGGAAAACGGCCACCAGGCCTGCCACTATGGCCAGCACAATGAAGGAGACAGCACCTGCCCACAGGCTGGGCTGGTGCCCCTTGACCTGTTCCAGAGCCTCCGTGGGGATCATGTTGGTGAAGTTCAGCATGAAGCCCAGCGTCCATCCAATGTCCGTGTTTGCTGCCTGAGGCAAGAGAG of the Numenius arquata chromosome 19, bNumArq3.hap1.1, whole genome shotgun sequence genome contains:
- the NOXA1 gene encoding NADPH oxidase activator 1; this translates as MAYRELVRRWHQGVLAADGGDWEAALEIFTGITDPPSRVWFNVGCVQLLAGRPREALRAFDETVAKDKSLAVGFFQRGFVHLQLEMYEEALSDYHLAFSHLRKNPFIDYKQLGLRHILYAWEVLYSTAAVQCRLQQWQEARATLDKAVVWRPEGRTAILALALERVQDRLFLEPMQVPPGELFRPRKKEVEQLDSKNFLGKPKVISSIIPNDEYIGFEPLRPQKQGFYEPHADALRDSESGYYRVLSHYYPKDSEKQAVKASSLVFVLSREADGWATAIQDGQKLRIPSSLLEPASKLDKWKISDGIPHPPAQVPPSRLHVKQKPESPGGENASANDAGAKMDAKIPPTCGDASSGADRPVVLRACCECTVVVQAGEVPSLPNLRALLRERFSQQAERGMLSYRHSDGKDLGAVLGEEDLGKMWQQLTDGRLTLCCQDSDSHSGRPVLCRMLAQHSYLAQGPGDLEFSKGDLLDILSEVNEDWLEGCCNGKTGIFPKCFATQTQDSSGAAFL